From a region of the Solanum stenotomum isolate F172 chromosome 2, ASM1918654v1, whole genome shotgun sequence genome:
- the LOC125855600 gene encoding uncharacterized protein LOC125855600 — MDIWVHFVCGKKKGRVKGIGSLGQSVKVSSKQSTSALSREIDEMIKAQVNASNADLYAQLQKERHKNKRVRRELDLLKKHVYNASSSNEKSSQEDNQAYQNESGDDSDSVNDSGSAHDNVNDSGFAHYNASSSNGD, encoded by the coding sequence ATGGATATCTGGGTGCATTTTGTTTgtggaaagaaaaaaggaagagtTAAAGGTATTGGCTCCCTGGGTCAATCTGTAAAGGTATCGTCTAAACAATCAACATCAGCTTTATCGAGAGAAATTGATGAGATGATTAAAGCTCAGGTAAATGCTTCCAATGCTGACTTATATGCTCAACTGCAGAAAGAGCGTCACAAAAATAAGAGGGTGAGGAGGGAATTGGACTTATTGAAGAAGCATGTATACAACGCATCATCTTCAAATGAGAAATCATCTCAAGAAGACAATCAAGCTTATCAGAATGAAAGTGGTGATGACTCAGATAGCGTGAATGATAGTGGTTCTGCCCATGATAACGTGAATGACAGTGGTTTTGCCCATTATAACGCATCATCTTCAAATGGGGATTGA
- the LOC125856647 gene encoding MLP-like protein 34 — MGLKGKLIASVEVKCGGHLMHDLLHTNSHHVPNIRPHVNSFQIHEGESVKVGSVVSWSYNEAGQKKFTKHVIEAIDSYEKSIRWKVIEGDVLEMYSSFTIVTSHESQWTIWTLEYEKKTEDIPEPLIFWVFSLT; from the exons atgggCTTGAAAGGAAAACTGATTGCTTCAGTAGAAGTGAAGTGCGGAGGACATCTGATGCATGATCTTTTACACACTAATTCTCATCATGTACCTAATATACGTCCACATGTTAACAGTTTTCAAATTCATGAAGGTGAAAGTGTAAAAGTTGGTTCAGTTGTTAGCTGGAGTTATAATGAGG CTGGACAAAAGAAGTTTACAAAGCATGTTATTGAAGCCATCGATTCGTACGAAAAATCAATTCGTTGGAAAGTCATTGAAGGAGACGTGCTAGAGATGTATAGTTCATTTACTATTGTAACATCTCATGAATCTCAGTGGACTATATGGACACTTGAGTatgaaaagaaaactgaagaCATCCCAGAGCCCCTCATTTTTTGGGTGTTTTCCTTGACATAA